A section of the Microbacterium forte genome encodes:
- a CDS encoding WcbI family polysaccharide biosynthesis putative acetyltransferase, whose product MSHDPELRTAVAPAGSLVLARRQHYSEFYGLAPLPESYGVVLGNCQAESLRMVMDAPEHRFVRVPAVHEMTADDATRLHEIVRTADTVVSQPIRDDYRDLPLGTRQIAAATDARVLTVPPVRFAGLHPFQAAIRVPGVEGDPPIVAYHDIRTLAAAAGIPVVAALAPDEVRAVGESSIDTLRVREQSADVRVSDLFDSVTADHARTVNHPGDAVWMPLGARLLEALGHTGGPTDPGRPLLNSVRAPLHPEVVEAWELTDEPRAHWIVDGAPIDDAEVRAAHLEWYAAHPEFVDAALTRLAPLLDVWRTR is encoded by the coding sequence ATGAGCCATGATCCCGAACTACGCACGGCCGTTGCGCCGGCTGGCTCCCTGGTGCTAGCGCGCCGCCAACACTACTCGGAGTTCTACGGTCTGGCTCCGCTTCCCGAAAGCTACGGCGTCGTCCTCGGCAACTGCCAGGCCGAATCGCTGCGCATGGTGATGGACGCTCCCGAGCACCGCTTCGTGCGCGTACCCGCCGTGCACGAGATGACCGCCGACGACGCCACGCGCCTGCACGAGATCGTCCGCACCGCCGACACCGTCGTGAGTCAGCCCATCCGTGACGACTATCGCGATCTGCCGTTGGGCACGCGCCAGATCGCCGCGGCGACGGATGCCCGCGTGCTGACCGTGCCCCCGGTGCGCTTCGCGGGCCTGCATCCGTTCCAAGCCGCGATCCGCGTGCCCGGCGTCGAGGGAGACCCGCCGATCGTGGCCTATCACGACATCCGCACGCTCGCTGCCGCCGCAGGCATCCCGGTCGTCGCCGCGCTCGCACCCGACGAGGTGCGTGCCGTGGGGGAGTCGTCGATCGACACGCTGCGCGTCCGCGAGCAGAGCGCCGACGTGCGGGTCTCCGACCTGTTCGACTCGGTCACGGCCGATCACGCGCGCACCGTCAACCACCCGGGCGATGCGGTGTGGATGCCGCTGGGCGCTCGCCTGCTCGAAGCCCTCGGCCACACCGGCGGTCCGACCGATCCCGGGCGTCCGCTGCTGAATTCGGTGCGGGCGCCGCTGCACCCGGAGGTCGTCGAGGCGTGGGAGCTGACCGACGAGCCGCGCGCGCACTGGATCGTCGACGGCGCACCGATCGATGACGCCGAGGTGCGGGCCGCCCACCTCGAGTGGTACGCCGCCCACCCCGAGTTCGTCGATGCCGCCCTGACGCGCCTCGCCCCTCTGCTCGACGTGTGGCGGACGCGATGA
- a CDS encoding glycosyltransferase: protein MLSPPTENHIVTEPAFIRVASIPAAHPYVRAITDTRRVRVLPDPAVPGAPADVWWPPVALTSQWLASHGADFDVLHVHFGLESFSPGELREALETAHRVGRPIVYTVHDLENPQLVDQRPYRELLDVIIPTADHLLTLTSTAADEIERRWHRSSRVLAHPTLLDGAAVSEHAVDETLRVGIHLRDLRPNIAAERAVRAAVDAAALLAQTGRAVEFELLMHERVRDDATAARVTAVAEEHPAVRVRRTPRLSDAGIDAWIGGLDLFVLPYLHGTHSGWVELCYDLGVPVAGTDVGHIKSQHPDDFFVIDLDDPQTLVEAVALASDARASSPRTSLVERRRSERVAEREAVRDAHALLYATARAEISTEARA, encoded by the coding sequence GTGCTCAGCCCGCCAACGGAGAACCACATCGTCACCGAACCCGCCTTCATTCGCGTCGCCTCGATCCCGGCCGCCCACCCCTACGTGCGCGCGATCACCGACACACGACGTGTGCGTGTGCTGCCCGACCCTGCTGTTCCGGGCGCGCCGGCCGACGTGTGGTGGCCGCCGGTGGCGCTCACATCGCAGTGGCTCGCGTCACACGGTGCCGACTTCGACGTGCTGCATGTGCACTTCGGGCTCGAGTCGTTCTCTCCCGGCGAGCTGCGCGAGGCTCTCGAGACCGCGCACCGGGTCGGCAGGCCGATCGTCTACACCGTGCACGACCTGGAGAACCCGCAGCTGGTCGATCAGCGGCCCTATCGTGAACTGCTCGACGTGATCATCCCGACAGCCGATCACCTCCTGACGCTCACCTCGACGGCAGCGGACGAGATCGAACGCCGGTGGCACCGCAGCAGTCGGGTGCTGGCTCACCCCACTCTGCTCGACGGTGCCGCCGTGTCCGAGCACGCGGTCGACGAGACCCTGCGGGTCGGAATCCACCTGCGAGACCTGCGCCCCAACATCGCTGCCGAGCGTGCGGTGCGCGCAGCCGTCGATGCTGCCGCGCTGCTCGCACAGACAGGGCGAGCCGTCGAGTTCGAGCTGCTGATGCACGAGCGCGTCCGCGATGACGCGACAGCAGCTCGCGTGACCGCGGTCGCCGAAGAGCACCCCGCCGTGCGCGTGCGGCGCACTCCGCGTCTGAGCGACGCCGGCATCGATGCGTGGATCGGAGGACTCGACCTCTTCGTCCTGCCCTACCTGCATGGCACGCACTCCGGGTGGGTCGAGCTCTGCTACGACCTGGGGGTTCCCGTGGCGGGAACCGACGTCGGGCACATCAAGTCCCAGCATCCCGACGACTTCTTCGTCATCGACCTCGACGACCCGCAGACGCTGGTCGAGGCCGTGGCTCTCGCCTCCGATGCGCGCGCCTCGTCGCCCCGTACGTCGCTGGTCGAGCGGCGACGCTCCGAGAGAGTGGCCGAACGGGAGGCCGTGCGCGACGCGCACGCCCTGCTCTACGCCACCGCACGCGCCGAAATCTCGACGGAGGCACGCGCATGA
- a CDS encoding galactosyltransferase-related protein, which translates to MSIRVAVITPASMNRLDHLQRQRRFLTEVRTPGIEVVRVEAWLDVDAPPAVPSVLSVHVPPGRDGMRVGAARNAAAALALDHGVDLLVFLDVDCLPGPDLLERYVDAAQDHPHDLLCGPVTYLHSVQRPSRMADLGTMTRPHPARPLPPDGDVVTATDDEFDLFWSLSFAVTTETWTRLGGFDEAYEGYGAEDTDLGRRARSLGMRVQWVGGAHAYHQWHPAGSPPWRHLDDILRNGALFAERWGEWPMRGWIDSFIEGGAVEPHGDGYRRVASGTGVRSVQA; encoded by the coding sequence ATGAGCATCCGCGTCGCCGTCATCACCCCGGCATCGATGAACCGTCTCGACCACCTGCAGCGCCAGCGCCGATTCCTCACCGAGGTGCGCACGCCGGGCATCGAGGTCGTGCGTGTCGAGGCGTGGCTCGACGTCGACGCACCGCCCGCAGTGCCGTCAGTTCTGTCCGTGCATGTGCCGCCCGGCCGCGACGGCATGCGCGTCGGCGCGGCGCGCAACGCCGCCGCCGCGCTCGCGCTGGATCACGGTGTCGACCTGCTCGTGTTCCTCGATGTCGACTGCCTGCCGGGTCCGGACCTGCTCGAGAGATACGTCGACGCAGCACAGGACCACCCGCACGACCTGCTCTGCGGACCGGTGACCTACCTGCACAGCGTGCAGCGTCCGTCGAGGATGGCCGACCTCGGCACCATGACCCGACCGCATCCGGCTCGTCCCCTGCCACCGGACGGCGACGTGGTGACGGCGACCGATGACGAGTTCGATCTCTTCTGGTCGCTGTCGTTCGCAGTGACCACTGAGACGTGGACGCGTCTCGGCGGCTTCGACGAGGCGTATGAAGGGTATGGCGCCGAAGACACCGACCTGGGCCGACGGGCTCGGTCTCTCGGCATGCGAGTGCAGTGGGTCGGCGGCGCGCACGCCTACCACCAGTGGCACCCGGCCGGTTCTCCGCCGTGGCGCCACCTCGACGACATCCTGCGCAACGGCGCCCTGTTCGCCGAGCGCTGGGGCGAGTGGCCGATGCGCGGCTGGATAGACAGCTTCATCGAGGGCGGCGCGGTCGAACCCCACGGCGACGGATATCGCCGGGTCGCATCGGGCACCGGCGTTCGCTCAGTCCAGGCGTGA
- a CDS encoding TIGR03885 family FMN-dependent LLM class oxidoreductase, protein MVFIGFHASHEQIAPSALLDAVIGAERAGFDGAMCSDHLAPWTRAQGESGFALSWIAAALACTEFSIGMVNAPGQRYHPVMIAQAFATLEEMFPGRFWAAMGSGEAVNEHVTGDPWPEKRVRNERLRESVDVIRRLIEGEEVDHDGLVRVHEARVWSRPAEPPPLFATAVSAETAEWAAAWAQGLATVIQEPAALQRVVDAYRGTGGSGPCILQVHLSLAESDEAAFAIAREQWTNGLLSPPQTWDLEQPEDFEAAVAGLDRNELRKAVLIDHDASALAGRIADLAEIGFDRVYLHHVGTEQSYFLAAAEAELIPALKERL, encoded by the coding sequence ATGGTCTTCATCGGTTTTCATGCCTCGCACGAGCAGATCGCACCGAGCGCGCTTCTCGACGCGGTGATCGGCGCCGAACGCGCGGGGTTCGACGGAGCCATGTGCTCCGACCACCTCGCGCCGTGGACCAGAGCCCAGGGCGAGTCCGGCTTCGCGCTGAGCTGGATCGCGGCCGCGCTCGCCTGCACGGAGTTCTCGATCGGGATGGTCAATGCCCCCGGGCAGCGCTATCACCCGGTGATGATCGCCCAGGCGTTCGCGACTCTCGAGGAGATGTTCCCCGGTCGCTTCTGGGCGGCGATGGGTAGCGGCGAGGCGGTCAACGAGCACGTGACCGGCGACCCTTGGCCCGAGAAGCGGGTCCGCAACGAGCGACTGCGCGAGAGCGTCGACGTGATCCGCCGACTGATCGAGGGCGAAGAGGTCGACCACGACGGCCTGGTGCGTGTCCACGAAGCGCGAGTGTGGAGCAGGCCGGCCGAACCACCGCCCCTGTTCGCGACCGCGGTGAGCGCCGAGACCGCGGAGTGGGCAGCCGCGTGGGCGCAGGGTCTCGCGACCGTGATCCAGGAGCCCGCTGCGCTGCAGCGGGTCGTCGACGCCTACCGAGGCACCGGGGGCTCTGGCCCCTGCATCCTGCAGGTGCACCTCAGCCTCGCGGAGAGCGACGAGGCGGCGTTCGCCATCGCCCGCGAGCAGTGGACCAACGGTCTGCTCTCGCCCCCGCAGACCTGGGATCTCGAGCAGCCCGAGGACTTCGAGGCGGCGGTGGCCGGCCTCGACAGGAACGAGCTGCGAAAGGCCGTGCTGATCGACCATGACGCCTCGGCGTTGGCCGGCCGCATCGCCGATCTCGCGGAGATCGGATTCGATCGCGTGTATCTGCACCACGTCGGCACCGAGCAGTCGTACTTCCTCGCCGCCGCAGAAGCCGAGCTCATCCCCGCACTCAAGGAGCGACTGTGA
- a CDS encoding ADP-dependent NAD(P)H-hydrate dehydratase: MSVPSEPTTVTPRLLQQWGLPDPGDSKNSRGTAMIIGGSPLSAGAVVLAAEAALRVGAGKVAVTTDAAIADVVRITVPEAGIYESPAADEPTPDALSTAFDGADAVLVGPGLDDPEHAAEWLRRLAGHDIACLVVDAFAVGAVREVPRSDLPRSLIINANLDEAELLLGRPVDDLFSDLRPLARELDAVIHCYSAVVAPSGAVWRLDVGGPGLGTAGSGDVAAGTITGFAARGLDPERAAVWGAWAHARAGDRLAERMGLGFLARELAGELPAVVLEVQGARGAGD, from the coding sequence ATGTCCGTCCCGAGTGAGCCGACGACCGTCACGCCGCGCCTCCTGCAGCAGTGGGGACTCCCCGACCCCGGCGACTCGAAGAATTCCCGGGGAACGGCGATGATCATCGGCGGCTCCCCTCTGTCGGCGGGCGCGGTCGTCCTGGCCGCCGAGGCGGCGCTGCGCGTCGGAGCGGGAAAGGTCGCCGTGACGACCGATGCCGCCATCGCCGATGTCGTGCGCATCACCGTGCCCGAAGCAGGGATCTACGAGTCGCCCGCTGCAGACGAGCCGACACCGGATGCCCTGAGCACGGCCTTCGACGGGGCCGATGCGGTCCTGGTCGGGCCGGGGTTGGATGATCCGGAGCATGCCGCCGAGTGGCTGCGGCGGCTGGCAGGCCACGACATCGCCTGCCTCGTCGTCGACGCCTTCGCCGTCGGAGCCGTGAGAGAGGTGCCGCGGTCCGATCTTCCGCGGTCCCTGATCATCAATGCCAACCTCGACGAAGCAGAGCTGCTGCTGGGGCGCCCTGTCGATGACCTCTTCAGCGACCTTCGGCCCCTCGCACGAGAGCTCGATGCCGTGATCCACTGCTACTCCGCGGTCGTCGCGCCGTCGGGTGCGGTGTGGCGCCTCGATGTCGGCGGACCCGGCCTCGGCACCGCCGGTTCGGGAGATGTGGCCGCAGGCACCATCACGGGTTTCGCGGCCCGAGGGCTCGACCCGGAACGCGCTGCGGTGTGGGGGGCCTGGGCACATGCCCGCGCGGGCGACCGGCTGGCCGAGCGGATGGGCCTCGGGTTCCTCGCCCGCGAACTGGCCGGAGAGCTCCCCGCCGTGGTGCTCGAGGTGCAGGGTGCACGCGGCGCCGGCGACTGA
- a CDS encoding response regulator transcription factor, whose amino-acid sequence MTIPDAHAARIRVLIADDQELVRYGLRLVLEAEDDIHVVGEASDGASAVDAAIALGPDVILMDVRMPGTDGIEATRDLTARLPRTRVLVLTTYDLDEFAFGALQAGAAGFLLKNTRPAELVAAIRTVATGDAVVAPRITSKLIEVALPHLAPRTRAQDHALSVLTDRERDVFVHVGRGLTNDEIARALHLSESTVKAHFGRILMKLDLPHRVQAVILAYELGIVRPTGQ is encoded by the coding sequence ATGACGATACCCGATGCCCACGCCGCCCGGATCCGGGTGCTGATCGCCGACGATCAGGAGCTGGTCCGCTACGGACTCCGTCTCGTGCTCGAGGCCGAGGACGACATCCATGTCGTGGGCGAAGCCTCCGACGGGGCGTCTGCCGTCGACGCCGCGATCGCGCTGGGGCCCGACGTGATCCTGATGGATGTGCGCATGCCCGGCACGGACGGCATCGAGGCGACCCGGGACCTCACCGCACGGCTGCCACGAACCCGGGTGCTCGTGCTGACCACCTACGACCTCGACGAGTTCGCCTTCGGGGCGCTGCAGGCCGGAGCCGCAGGGTTCCTGCTCAAGAACACTCGGCCGGCCGAACTCGTCGCCGCGATCCGCACGGTCGCGACGGGCGATGCCGTGGTCGCTCCGCGGATCACCTCGAAACTCATCGAAGTCGCCTTGCCGCACCTGGCTCCCCGCACTCGGGCTCAGGATCACGCTCTCTCGGTGTTGACCGACCGCGAACGCGACGTCTTCGTTCACGTCGGCCGCGGCCTCACGAACGACGAGATCGCGAGGGCCCTGCACCTGAGCGAATCCACGGTCAAGGCGCACTTCGGCCGCATCCTCATGAAGCTCGACCTGCCGCACCGTGTGCAGGCGGTCATCCTGGCGTACGAGCTCGGCATCGTCAGGCCCACCGGCCAATAG
- a CDS encoding alpha-amylase family protein, with protein sequence MKITDTSDLWWKTAVVYCLDVETFLDSNGDGVGDLQGLAQRIDYLSQLGVTCLWLMPFYPSPDRDDGYDVSDFYGVDSRLGTHGDFVEVIRTARDRGMRVIVDLVINHTSDRHPWFLAAKRSVDSPYRDYYVWRDDAPPKGQKNEVFPGQANGIWGKDEKSGQWYQHSFYEHQPDLNIANPRVRDEIAKIIGFWLQLGVSGFRVDAVPFLLEIPEGAGIPEPHDLLRDIRRFLQRRSSEAILLGEVNLPYDEQVQYFGGDDGDELTMQFDFVGMQSLYLSFARKDPAPLIEALRARPVLGSEVQWANFLRNHDELTLDKLSDSERNEVFEAFAPDERQRVFGRGITRRLPPMLDGDPRRIRMAYSLLFTLPGTPVLFYGEEIGMGENIEIPGREAVRTPMQWSDDRNGGFSDAAPSRLVARPPSDGYAPEHVNVAAQLADRGSLLYFIRALTSSYRISPELGWGTLEVIDQPAESLLVHSLSADVGRMIALHNFAEVPVTTSFRLSDEPEGTTLVDLLEASRLALDAKGGVELEVPAYGYRWLRVSRPGDGRVT encoded by the coding sequence GTGAAGATCACCGATACGAGCGACCTCTGGTGGAAGACCGCGGTCGTCTACTGCCTCGATGTCGAGACCTTCCTCGACTCGAACGGAGACGGGGTCGGCGACCTGCAGGGCCTCGCCCAGCGGATCGACTACCTGTCGCAGCTCGGCGTCACCTGCCTGTGGCTGATGCCGTTCTATCCGAGCCCCGACCGTGACGACGGCTACGACGTCAGCGACTTCTACGGCGTCGACTCGCGCCTCGGCACCCACGGCGACTTCGTCGAGGTCATCCGCACCGCGCGCGATCGGGGGATGCGGGTGATCGTCGACCTGGTCATCAACCACACCTCCGACCGGCATCCGTGGTTCCTCGCCGCCAAGCGCAGCGTCGACTCGCCCTACCGGGACTATTACGTCTGGCGCGACGACGCGCCTCCGAAGGGTCAGAAGAACGAGGTCTTCCCCGGCCAGGCGAACGGCATCTGGGGCAAGGACGAGAAGTCGGGGCAGTGGTATCAGCACAGCTTCTACGAGCACCAGCCCGACCTGAACATCGCCAATCCCCGCGTGCGCGACGAGATCGCGAAGATCATCGGGTTCTGGCTGCAGCTGGGCGTCTCGGGGTTCCGCGTCGATGCCGTACCGTTCCTCCTCGAGATCCCCGAGGGCGCCGGCATCCCCGAGCCGCACGATCTGCTGCGCGACATCCGCCGGTTCCTGCAACGCCGGTCGAGCGAGGCGATCCTGCTCGGCGAGGTCAACCTGCCCTACGACGAGCAGGTGCAGTACTTCGGTGGTGACGACGGCGACGAGCTCACGATGCAGTTCGACTTCGTCGGGATGCAGTCGCTGTACCTGTCGTTCGCGCGCAAGGACCCCGCGCCTCTGATCGAAGCGCTGCGGGCCCGACCCGTGCTCGGCTCTGAGGTGCAGTGGGCGAACTTCCTGCGCAACCACGACGAGCTGACCCTCGACAAGCTCAGTGACAGCGAGCGGAACGAGGTGTTCGAGGCGTTCGCGCCCGACGAGCGGCAGCGGGTGTTCGGACGAGGCATCACCCGGCGCCTCCCGCCGATGCTCGACGGCGATCCGCGCCGCATCCGCATGGCCTACAGCCTGCTGTTCACCCTGCCCGGCACGCCTGTGCTCTTCTACGGTGAGGAGATCGGCATGGGCGAGAACATCGAGATCCCGGGCAGGGAGGCCGTGCGGACTCCGATGCAGTGGTCCGACGATCGCAACGGAGGATTCTCGGATGCCGCGCCCAGCCGGCTCGTCGCCCGTCCGCCGTCCGACGGGTATGCGCCGGAGCACGTGAACGTCGCCGCCCAGCTGGCCGACCGCGGCTCACTGCTGTACTTCATCCGCGCTCTCACCTCGAGCTACCGGATCTCGCCGGAACTCGGATGGGGCACGCTCGAGGTCATCGACCAGCCTGCCGAGTCGCTGCTCGTGCACTCGCTCTCGGCGGACGTCGGCCGGATGATCGCCCTCCACAACTTCGCAGAGGTGCCGGTGACCACGTCCTTCCGGCTGTCCGACGAGCCGGAGGGCACGACTCTCGTCGACCTCCTCGAGGCGTCACGCCTGGCACTCGACGCAAAGGGCGGGGTCGAGCTGGAGGTGCCGGCGTACGGCTACCGCTGGCTTCGCGTATCGCGTCCCGGTGATGGCCGAGTGACCTGA
- a CDS encoding cyclodeaminase/cyclohydrolase family protein, with translation MQDSADIPPSTPLDDWLDALSRPTGSPGGGAASGVMLAIAASLMSMVGGYSDDDPRAADIVDRLARQRAEALRAVEADGVVSSSFGAALALPSDDPSRDERVRNAAVEAARSAAQVGVIGMAMLRDVRVLVEAGNPHIVVDLAVAAEALRAGLSGGAMNIRANLQIARRHGAETLADLEADVERVAGAEREVGEIIRELSSRLD, from the coding sequence ATGCAGGACTCCGCCGACATCCCCCCGTCCACCCCGCTGGATGACTGGTTGGACGCACTGAGTCGACCGACGGGTTCTCCCGGGGGAGGTGCGGCGTCCGGTGTGATGCTGGCGATCGCCGCCTCGCTGATGAGCATGGTCGGCGGGTATTCCGATGACGATCCGCGAGCGGCGGACATCGTCGACCGCCTCGCCCGGCAGCGGGCTGAGGCGCTGCGAGCGGTCGAGGCGGACGGCGTCGTCTCTTCGAGCTTCGGGGCGGCGCTCGCTCTGCCGAGCGACGACCCCTCCCGCGACGAGCGCGTGCGCAACGCTGCTGTCGAGGCGGCCCGGTCAGCAGCGCAGGTCGGCGTGATCGGCATGGCGATGCTGCGCGACGTGCGCGTGCTCGTCGAGGCGGGCAACCCGCATATCGTCGTCGATCTCGCGGTGGCGGCGGAGGCGCTCCGTGCCGGACTGTCGGGGGGAGCCATGAACATTCGCGCGAACCTGCAGATCGCGCGTCGTCACGGCGCCGAGACGCTGGCCGATCTCGAGGCCGACGTCGAGCGCGTCGCGGGTGCGGAGCGAGAGGTCGGGGAGATCATCCGGGAGCTGTCCTCACGCCTGGACTGA
- a CDS encoding histidine phosphatase family protein has product MAPGAFRSTIGSCDVEELWLVRHGESVGNIAATAAEAARAEMIELASRDADVPLSETGAEQSRALSAALHGGAISPQVAWLSPYLRAQQTFALSMEDAPAVEQVLTDERLRDRELGILDLLTRWGVAARHPEEAVRRARLGKYYHRPPGGESWADVALRLRSFLHDALDADARVGLVVAHDAVVMLLMALLTGMDEKRLMEFASANTVLNASVTRLRFDGEQWRLIDFSDVSHLEQLGAAVTVHPGSPDVRPE; this is encoded by the coding sequence ATGGCCCCTGGAGCCTTCCGTTCGACGATTGGGAGCTGTGACGTGGAAGAGCTGTGGCTGGTCAGGCACGGGGAGAGTGTGGGTAACATCGCCGCGACCGCAGCGGAGGCAGCGCGCGCAGAGATGATCGAGCTCGCGAGCCGAGATGCCGACGTGCCGTTGTCGGAGACAGGTGCAGAACAGTCGCGGGCGCTGTCGGCCGCACTGCACGGCGGCGCCATCTCGCCGCAGGTCGCCTGGTTGTCGCCGTACCTGCGTGCACAGCAGACGTTCGCGCTCAGCATGGAAGACGCCCCGGCCGTCGAGCAGGTGCTCACCGACGAGCGACTGCGCGACAGGGAGCTCGGCATCCTCGATCTGCTGACGCGGTGGGGCGTCGCCGCGCGGCACCCCGAGGAGGCCGTTCGTCGCGCGCGTCTGGGCAAGTACTATCACCGGCCACCCGGTGGCGAGTCCTGGGCCGACGTCGCGCTTCGTCTGCGGTCGTTCCTGCACGACGCACTCGATGCGGATGCGCGAGTGGGACTGGTCGTCGCCCACGATGCTGTCGTCATGCTGCTGATGGCGCTGCTGACCGGGATGGACGAGAAGCGCCTCATGGAGTTCGCGTCCGCGAACACCGTCCTCAATGCCTCCGTGACGCGGCTCCGGTTCGACGGCGAGCAGTGGCGACTCATCGACTTCTCGGATGTGAGCCACCTCGAGCAGCTGGGTGCGGCGGTCACCGTGCACCCAGGGAGCCCCGATGTCCGTCCCGAGTGA
- a CDS encoding glycosyltransferase: MIGRERLRVMVVAPERHALRQPHAGGLEAVVWNRVRWLRSRGHDVQLCAAEGSDFLGADIDLHLPSPRWHQSRDASDTDFPEGHRRLMTDAFARVRDQLDAPATRVDVIDNHSLHGDPILWSRDIGVPVVTTLHTPPLADMVIASNALTGTSPHRFLAVSQYTARAWSAEGVEAFVFTNGVDTAQWSLGPGGGDWVWFGRIVPEKAPHLAIIAARRAGARLKLAGRVGDAAYFDREVRPLLGHGIDYVGALRQPELSALVGAASVALVTPVWSEPFGLVMAEALMTGTPVAAFDSGGTSEVLAGIPGTAIVPSADTDALAHAATALVEQTRLGLSRRVVREAASARHSLDHRHREIERVLTVAAQSAVPAHELADAEAVGA; this comes from the coding sequence ATGATCGGCCGCGAGCGGTTGCGGGTGATGGTCGTCGCCCCCGAGCGTCATGCCCTCCGCCAACCGCACGCCGGCGGCCTGGAGGCCGTGGTCTGGAACCGCGTGCGCTGGCTGCGCAGCCGTGGCCACGACGTGCAGCTCTGTGCGGCCGAAGGGTCGGACTTCCTGGGCGCCGACATCGATCTGCACCTGCCGAGCCCCCGCTGGCATCAGTCACGGGATGCGTCCGACACCGACTTCCCCGAGGGCCACCGCCGGCTGATGACGGATGCTTTCGCGCGCGTGCGGGATCAGCTCGACGCCCCCGCGACACGCGTCGATGTCATCGACAATCACAGTCTCCACGGGGATCCGATCCTCTGGAGCCGTGACATCGGAGTGCCGGTCGTCACCACGCTGCACACGCCGCCCCTCGCCGACATGGTGATCGCCTCGAACGCGCTCACCGGAACGTCGCCGCACCGATTCCTCGCGGTCAGCCAGTACACGGCGCGGGCCTGGTCGGCCGAGGGCGTCGAGGCGTTCGTCTTCACCAACGGCGTCGACACGGCGCAGTGGAGCCTGGGGCCCGGCGGAGGCGACTGGGTGTGGTTCGGACGGATCGTGCCCGAGAAGGCGCCGCACCTCGCCATCATCGCCGCGCGGCGGGCAGGCGCGCGGCTGAAGCTCGCCGGCCGCGTGGGCGATGCCGCGTACTTCGATCGGGAGGTCCGACCGCTGCTCGGCCACGGCATCGACTATGTCGGAGCCCTGCGTCAGCCCGAGCTCTCGGCCCTCGTCGGGGCAGCATCCGTCGCTCTCGTGACCCCGGTGTGGTCGGAGCCCTTCGGACTGGTGATGGCCGAGGCGCTCATGACCGGCACGCCCGTCGCCGCCTTCGACTCCGGCGGCACCAGCGAAGTGCTGGCCGGAATCCCCGGCACCGCCATCGTGCCCTCCGCCGACACCGATGCACTCGCCCACGCCGCGACGGCGCTGGTCGAGCAGACACGGCTGGGGCTGTCGCGTCGGGTCGTGCGCGAGGCCGCCTCCGCGCGCCACTCGCTCGATCACAGGCACCGCGAGATCGAGCGGGTCCTCACCGTCGCCGCTCAGAGCGCGGTGCCCGCGCACGAGCTCGCCGACGCAGAGGCGGTCGGAGCATGA
- a CDS encoding glycosyltransferase, producing MIGWYVHHHGWGHMTRMQAIRPHLGDEVTVFSSLPEPASLPPETVWVQLPSDSDAVVGPDGVSREAHELGDVTARGTLHWAPLGHPGHQARLAAIAEWVAIHPTSAFVVDVSVEVTILARLLGVPTISVAQPGDRTDAPHRLGYDLADRILAPWAPGTIPAKALIGREDRVRSVGAISRYDGRACTEADADADADDVRRVLFLGRALDPVRLAQTRELLSADGWVVENAGAGSDDRIDDVWPLLCRATVVVSAAGQNSIADLAAADARAVVIAQERPFDEQKEMARVLAAHGLARTVAADASPAEVVDSIRRAADTAPRWDVWQVSGSAARAAAAIEELAR from the coding sequence ATGATCGGCTGGTACGTGCATCATCACGGCTGGGGCCACATGACCCGGATGCAAGCGATCCGCCCGCACCTCGGAGACGAGGTGACGGTGTTCTCGAGCCTTCCCGAACCCGCCTCGTTGCCGCCGGAGACCGTATGGGTCCAGCTGCCCTCCGACTCCGACGCCGTCGTGGGGCCCGACGGTGTGAGCCGCGAGGCGCATGAGCTCGGCGATGTCACAGCCCGAGGCACCCTGCACTGGGCGCCGCTCGGGCACCCTGGCCACCAGGCCCGCCTCGCGGCGATCGCGGAATGGGTGGCGATTCACCCGACGTCCGCATTCGTCGTCGACGTCAGCGTCGAGGTCACGATCCTGGCTCGTCTGCTGGGGGTGCCGACGATCTCCGTCGCGCAGCCGGGCGATCGCACCGACGCTCCGCACCGTCTGGGCTACGACCTCGCCGACCGCATCCTGGCGCCCTGGGCTCCCGGCACGATCCCCGCGAAGGCCCTCATCGGTCGCGAGGACCGCGTGCGATCGGTCGGCGCGATCTCGCGCTACGACGGCCGCGCTTGCACCGAGGCAGACGCAGACGCAGACGCTGACGACGTGCGCCGCGTGCTGTTCCTCGGCCGCGCGCTCGACCCGGTGCGGCTCGCGCAGACGAGGGAGCTGCTGAGCGCAGACGGATGGGTCGTCGAAAACGCAGGGGCGGGCAGCGACGATCGCATCGACGACGTGTGGCCGCTGCTGTGCCGTGCGACCGTCGTCGTGAGCGCGGCGGGTCAGAACAGCATCGCGGACCTCGCGGCCGCGGATGCCCGAGCTGTCGTCATCGCCCAGGAGCGACCCTTCGACGAGCAGAAGGAGATGGCCCGCGTGCTGGCCGCCCACGGGCTCGCCCGGACCGTCGCGGCTGACGCGTCGCCGGCCGAGGTGGTCGACAGCATCCGGCGCGCAGCCGACACCGCTCCCCGCTGGGACGTGTGGCAGGTGTCGGGTTCTGCCGCACGAGCCGCGGCCGCGATCGAGGAGCTGGCGCGATGA